A genomic stretch from Nocardia wallacei includes:
- a CDS encoding GNAT family N-acetyltransferase yields MAPIPAPNAPITFRELDRDDVDAVVELHAALDERDSYYRFFGHQPRNLARMADGLSTNDPTHCAVGAFHAGRLVGMANFVVLPSSRTAETALVVAHEDQAHGIGTRLLHELARPARARGIQRLVADVLPSNARMMRLLTDSGLPFETARQDGVVHIAIRL; encoded by the coding sequence ATGGCACCGATACCCGCACCCAACGCGCCGATCACGTTCCGCGAACTGGATCGCGATGATGTCGACGCCGTCGTGGAGTTGCACGCGGCGCTCGACGAGCGGGACAGCTATTACCGGTTCTTCGGTCACCAACCACGAAATCTCGCCCGGATGGCCGACGGCCTGTCGACGAACGATCCGACGCACTGCGCCGTCGGCGCATTTCATGCGGGACGGCTGGTCGGAATGGCGAACTTCGTCGTCCTTCCGAGCAGCCGAACCGCCGAAACGGCCCTGGTCGTGGCACACGAAGACCAAGCACACGGGATCGGCACCCGGCTGCTCCACGAGTTGGCTCGGCCGGCCCGCGCCCGCGGAATCCAACGGCTCGTCGCCGACGTTCTGCCGTCGAACGCCAGGATGATGCGACTGCTCACCGATTCCGGCCTGCCGTTCGAGACGGCTCGCCAAGACGGCGTCGTACACATCGCCATTCGCCTCTGA
- a CDS encoding universal stress protein, whose translation MTEQIASRARDSDLPIVAAVDGSAVSYHAAAWAAVAAALHGCRLHLVTSAALQTGYGPAPLLTDKDIELLRRDGERVLTEAKRIARGASSGDAPQISTEVVFDPVIPHLIVTSRETRMLVVGSRGLGAVRRGLLGSVGSALVRHAHCPVAVVHSMSATDTVSIGKPVLVGVDGTRNSEPAVALAFEEASRRKVGLVALHAWSDSTGPVVVSGGWEREAGEAVLAESLAGWSERYPDVAVRRVLVRDRPVRALLSEAENAQLVVVGSHGRGGFTGMLLGSTSAALVQSVECPIVVVRERTLT comes from the coding sequence ATGACCGAGCAGATCGCGTCGCGAGCGCGGGATTCGGATCTGCCGATCGTGGCGGCGGTCGACGGGTCGGCGGTGTCGTATCACGCCGCGGCCTGGGCCGCCGTCGCCGCGGCGCTGCACGGCTGCCGGTTGCATCTGGTCACCTCGGCCGCCCTGCAGACCGGCTACGGCCCCGCACCGCTGCTGACCGACAAGGACATCGAGCTACTGCGCCGGGACGGGGAACGGGTGCTGACCGAAGCGAAACGCATCGCGCGCGGTGCGTCATCCGGTGACGCGCCGCAGATCAGCACGGAGGTGGTGTTCGATCCGGTCATTCCGCACCTGATCGTGACCTCGCGCGAGACCCGCATGCTTGTGGTCGGCAGCCGTGGCCTGGGAGCGGTGCGGCGGGGTCTGCTGGGATCGGTCGGTTCCGCTCTGGTTCGGCATGCGCACTGCCCGGTGGCCGTGGTGCACTCGATGTCGGCGACCGATACGGTCTCGATCGGCAAACCGGTGCTGGTCGGTGTGGATGGCACCCGCAACAGCGAACCGGCCGTCGCGTTGGCCTTCGAGGAGGCGTCCCGGCGCAAGGTCGGCCTGGTCGCGTTGCACGCCTGGAGCGATTCGACCGGTCCGGTCGTGGTGTCGGGGGGCTGGGAACGCGAGGCGGGAGAGGCCGTGCTCGCCGAGAGCCTCGCCGGGTGGAGTGAGCGGTATCCGGATGTCGCGGTGCGGCGGGTGCTGGTGCGGGACCGGCCGGTCCGGGCGTTGCTGAGCGAGGCCGAGAATGCGCAATTGGTCGTCGTCGGCAGTCACGGGCGAGGTGGATTCACCGGCATGCTGCTCGGCTCCACCAGCGCTGCGCTGGTGCAGTCGGTGGAATGCCCGATCGTCGTCGTCCGCGAACGCACCCTGACGTGA
- a CDS encoding universal stress protein, with the protein MSSNAQCGIRLRRHGPIVVGIDGSDAAVTAAVWAARAARTNHARLRLIHAFPSIDKPAFRYGGVRHRRALAMLDAARRAVVAEYRSGGDNPEIETAILAGHPGSVLIERSHTAGSLVVGATGAGFLSHALLGSTTFALIRDARCPVVVVRGNAAARGPVLVPVTSVSACGSTIGTAFREAADRGTDVLIADIWQGRPRHVANHPGHSGPNGVVARCRAEFPSVAVGSVTVGPLTVETVDQLTASAQLVVVGHGRADHRTTGLGNLEHGLLQHAHCPVLVLPGSVTTPDRVRGHLPVGGAQPAENPASARGC; encoded by the coding sequence ATGTCTTCGAACGCCCAGTGCGGCATCCGATTACGTCGACATGGACCGATCGTGGTGGGAATCGACGGCTCCGACGCTGCCGTCACCGCGGCGGTGTGGGCTGCGCGAGCCGCCCGGACGAACCATGCTCGACTTCGCCTGATCCACGCATTTCCGAGTATCGACAAGCCCGCATTCCGATACGGCGGCGTGCGGCATCGGAGGGCGCTCGCCATGCTCGATGCCGCACGGCGAGCGGTCGTCGCCGAGTATCGGTCCGGTGGTGACAATCCGGAGATCGAAACCGCGATCCTGGCCGGGCATCCCGGTTCAGTGCTGATCGAGCGTTCCCATACTGCGGGTTCGCTCGTTGTCGGAGCCACCGGTGCGGGATTTCTTTCTCATGCGCTGCTGGGATCGACGACGTTCGCGCTGATTCGAGACGCTCGCTGCCCCGTCGTGGTGGTCCGCGGCAACGCCGCGGCGCGAGGGCCGGTGCTCGTTCCGGTCACTTCCGTGTCGGCATGCGGCTCCACGATCGGCACGGCGTTCCGGGAGGCAGCCGATCGCGGCACCGACGTGCTGATAGCCGATATCTGGCAGGGACGGCCGCGGCACGTCGCGAATCACCCCGGACATTCCGGTCCGAACGGTGTGGTCGCGCGCTGCCGGGCGGAATTCCCGTCCGTCGCAGTCGGATCGGTGACCGTCGGTCCATTGACCGTCGAGACGGTCGACCAGCTCACCGCGAGTGCCCAGCTGGTCGTGGTGGGTCACGGGCGAGCCGATCACCGCACCACCGGACTCGGCAATCTCGAGCATGGGCTGCTGCAGCACGCACACTGCCCGGTGCTGGTGCTGCCCGGATCGGTTACCACGCCGGACCGCGTACGCGGCCACCTTCCTGTCGGCGGAGCCCAGCCCGCGGAGAACCCAG
- a CDS encoding GAF domain-containing sensor histidine kinase: MQSELPPHGAGGDVGSYSVRETLSQLGVRELLSEVRDRIEQVIDTRDRMDGLVEAMLSVTAGLDLDRTLRTIVQTACSLVEARYGALGVRGHGDELEQFINEGIDEQARALIGDLPRGRGVLGLLFNQPKPIRLANLAQHPSSVGFPPNHPPMNSFLGVPVRIRDEIFGNLYLTEKAGGQPFTEDDEVIVQALAAAAGVAIDNARLYQGTQARQSWIAATRDIATEFLAGTDPDEVLSQVVEHARTLTISQSAILAVPDDPDIPVEELTHLMVTQRAGNDVAPEGRGLALAGTAVGDAFLRRQPVCLGDGHDAALGDPLPEGGPALVLPLSTPDTALGVLLTLREPGAPPFDDQTVELAAAFADHAALAMQLADTQQRMRELDVLSDRDRIARDLHDHVIQRLFSIGLTAQSTLARAHNPEVRQRLTSMVDDLHQVIQEIRTSIFDLHGGDHRTTRLRQRIDDALHQPTDAAGITGQLQISGPLSVIDHTLADHAEAVVREAVTNAVRHSGATTVTVHVTVADDLTLLIEDDGHGIPADITPSGLTNLADRATAAGGQFQVSPPETGTGTRVCWSAPLT; the protein is encoded by the coding sequence GTGCAATCGGAATTACCCCCACACGGTGCTGGTGGCGATGTCGGCTCGTATTCGGTGCGGGAGACCTTGTCGCAGCTGGGTGTGCGGGAACTGCTGTCGGAGGTCCGGGACCGCATCGAGCAGGTCATCGACACCCGCGACCGGATGGACGGGCTGGTCGAGGCGATGCTGTCGGTCACCGCGGGCTTGGACTTGGACCGTACTCTGCGCACGATCGTGCAGACCGCGTGCTCGTTGGTGGAGGCCCGTTACGGGGCGCTGGGCGTGCGTGGTCACGGTGATGAGCTGGAGCAGTTCATCAACGAAGGCATCGACGAGCAAGCCCGGGCGTTGATCGGCGATCTGCCCCGCGGGCGCGGGGTACTGGGGCTGCTGTTCAACCAGCCCAAACCGATCCGGCTGGCCAACCTCGCCCAACACCCGTCCTCGGTCGGATTCCCACCGAACCACCCACCGATGAACTCGTTCCTCGGCGTACCGGTCCGCATCCGCGACGAGATCTTCGGCAATCTCTACCTCACCGAGAAAGCGGGCGGACAACCGTTCACCGAGGACGACGAGGTGATCGTCCAAGCACTGGCCGCCGCCGCCGGCGTCGCCATCGACAACGCCCGCCTCTACCAGGGCACCCAGGCACGCCAATCATGGATCGCCGCCACCCGCGACATCGCCACCGAATTCCTCGCCGGCACCGACCCCGACGAAGTCCTGAGCCAAGTCGTCGAACACGCCCGCACCCTCACCATCTCCCAGAGCGCGATTCTGGCGGTGCCCGACGATCCGGACATCCCCGTCGAGGAACTGACCCATCTGATGGTGACTCAACGCGCCGGCAACGATGTGGCGCCGGAGGGGCGTGGTCTGGCGCTGGCCGGGACGGCGGTCGGTGACGCGTTCCTGCGACGTCAGCCGGTATGTCTCGGCGATGGTCATGACGCCGCACTCGGCGACCCGCTGCCCGAGGGCGGTCCTGCGCTCGTACTGCCGCTGTCCACACCCGACACCGCGCTCGGCGTGCTGCTCACACTGCGTGAGCCCGGGGCGCCGCCCTTCGATGACCAGACCGTCGAACTCGCCGCCGCGTTCGCCGACCACGCCGCCCTCGCCATGCAACTGGCCGACACCCAGCAGCGCATGCGGGAACTCGACGTACTCTCCGACCGCGACCGCATCGCCCGCGACCTCCACGACCACGTCATCCAACGACTCTTCTCCATCGGCCTCACCGCACAAAGCACCCTCGCCCGCGCCCACAACCCCGAAGTGCGGCAACGACTCACCAGCATGGTCGACGACCTCCACCAGGTCATCCAGGAAATCCGTACCTCCATCTTCGACCTCCACGGCGGCGATCACCGCACCACCCGCCTGCGCCAACGCATCGACGACGCCCTCCACCAACCCACCGACGCCGCCGGAATCACCGGCCAACTGCAAATATCCGGACCGCTGTCCGTCATCGACCACACCCTCGCCGACCACGCCGAAGCCGTCGTCCGCGAAGCCGTCACCAACGCCGTGCGCCACTCCGGCGCCACCACCGTCACCGTCCACGTCACCGTCGCCGACGACCTCACCCTCCTCATCGAGGACGACGGCCACGGCATCCCCGCCGACATCACCCCCAGCGGACTCACCAACCTCGCCGACCGCGCCACAGCCGCCGGAGGGCAATTCCAGGTGTCACCACCGGAAACCGGCACCGGCACCCGCGTCTGCTGGAGCGCACCACTGACCTGA